A single genomic interval of Mycteria americana isolate JAX WOST 10 ecotype Jacksonville Zoo and Gardens chromosome 20, USCA_MyAme_1.0, whole genome shotgun sequence harbors:
- the LOC142419129 gene encoding uncharacterized protein LOC142419129, with the protein MAAGGGGGGARRGLLKRKPNFTLQEIDILMSEVLKYEQLLFGAAASTVNAYEKQKIWWRITNKINAAGRNQRDIGEVKNRWRGLRRRANDKITRHRQERQGPAARPAVRPGNGNGNGSGPGPPELGPGPAPGWGPRGAAGIDPPLLSVEVVVPHGVKEEVVKEEPVEVKTEPFHGPPADSIPGHGTKRRLPRAGTRPPPGELCEGWSRSPPCPAPPELSLGDLGGQQEPLGSDFPSILFEQEAEHLNNCGTGEPGPPGTTGLSDGAPDCTQLTPAEKRIVQSNERLVQEMRAFRREYAESRRETTSVLRVIAQALSGLSRSLAEIRDLYLREQAVPKP; encoded by the exons atggcggcgggcggcggcggcggcggggcgcggcgggggctgctgaAGCGGAAGCCGAACTTCACGCTGCAGGAGATCGACATCCTGATGAGCGAGGTGCTCAAGTACGAGCAGCTGCTCTTCGGCGCCGCCGCCAGCACCGTCAACGCCTACGAGAAGCAGAAGATCTGGTGGCGCATCACCAACAAGATCAACGCCGCCGGCCGCAACCAGCGCGACATCGGCGAGGTGAAGAACCGCTGGCGGGGGCTGCGCCGCCGGGCCAACGATAAGATCACCCGGCACCGGCAGGAGAGGCAGGGGCCCGCCGCTCGACCCGCCGTCCGACCCGGCAACGGCAACGGCAACGgctccgggccgggcccgccggaGCTCGGCCCCGGGCCCGCTCCCGGTTGGGGaccgcgcggcgccgccggcATCGACCCGCCGCTCCTCAGCGTCGAGGTGGTGGTGCCGCACG GCGTCAAGGAGGAGGTGGTGAAGGAGGAGCCGGTGGAGGTGAAGACTGAGCCCTTCCACGGCCCGCCTGCCGACAGCATCCCCGGCCACGGCACCAAGCGCCGGCTACCCCGTGCCGGcacccgccccccgcccggcgaGCTGTGCGAGGGCTGGAGCCGGAGCCCCCCGTGCCCCGCACCCCCTGAACTCTCCCTCGGCGACCTGGGCGGGCAGCAGGAGCCGTTGGGCTCCGATTTCCCAAGCATCCTCTTCGAGCAAGAGGCCGAGCATCTCAATAACTGTGGCACGGGCGaaccgggaccccccgggacgACGGGGCTGTCGGACGGGGCACCCGACTGCACCCAGCTCACCCCGGCCGAAAAACGCATCGTCCAGTCTAACGAACGGCTGGTGCAGGAGATGCGAGCTTTCCGCCGGGAATACGCCGAGAGCCGCCGGGAGACCACCTCCGTCCTGCGCGTCATCGCCCAGGCTCTGAGCGGCCTCAGCCGCAGCCTGGCCGAAATCCGTGACCTCTACCTCCGGGAGCAGGCGGTCCCCAAACCCTGA
- the SHISA4 gene encoding protein shisa-4, whose amino-acid sequence MGPGGTGGGWPLAGTVLVAVAASLAAGGEDCLWYVDRNGSWHPGFDCDFFTFCCGTCHQRYCCRDPLRLLTERQQRHCLAFSPKTIAGIASAVVLFIAIVTTIVCCFMCSCCYLYQRRQHLRTPLQGPEIPLSSYPPAAPPAPFPMDPKAGPVPAQPGFAPMAMYPPAGPAAQYPLYPSGPPVYNPTAPPPYVPAQPSYPGA is encoded by the exons ATGGggcccggcggcaccggcggcgggtGGCCCCTGGCCGGGACCGTGCTGGTGGCCGTGGCCGCCTCGCTGG CGGCGGGGGGCGAGGACTGCCTGTGGTACGTGGACAGGAACggctcctggcaccccggcttcGACTGCGacttcttcaccttctgctgcGGCACGTGCCACCAGCGGTACTGCTGCCGCGACCCCCTGCGCCTGCTCACCGAGCGCCAGCAGCGCCACTGCCTCGCCTTcag CCCCAAGACCATCGCGGGCATCGCCTCGGCCGTGGTGCTCTTCATCGCCATCGTCACCACCATCGTCTGCTGCTTCATGTGCTCCTGCTGCTACTTGTACCAGCGCCGGCAGCACCTCCGCACCCCCCTGCaag GCCCGGAGATTCCGCTCTCCAGCtacccccccgcggcccccccggcccccttccCCATGGACCCCAAAGCCGGCCCCGTGCCCGCCCAGCCCGGCTTCGCCCCCATGGCCATGTacccgccggccggccccgctgcccagTACCCGCTGTACCCCTCTGGCCCCCCCGTCTACAACCCCACAG CGCCTCCGCCCTACGTCCCGGCACAGCCCAGCTACCCCGGAGCCTGA
- the LMOD1 gene encoding leiomodin-1 isoform X2, which produces MGAQKAFPAVPETLHMHLEKESRSSEKNKGAKNEEEKGKEAPSKDLARKRDTKVGKDSKKEEGAQKTDPKVKAEAETRTKEEKAINDKVKAMEKKLMGKDKKEEEKGSALKKDMGKDKKEEEKGSALKEDAGKDKKEEEKGSALKKDAGKDKKEEEKGSAAKRETGKDKKEEEKGSVLKKGTGKDKKEEEKSSGSKKEAEKDTKGENKKEKDKKEEEKSSASKKSKADEKEKSQPEAEKAAEEKQEAKAAAESSPSKPTTGSSPDQAKDDEASSIFDELIEKVKNNDAEVTEVNVNNSDCINNETLVRFTEALEFNTVVKLFALANTRADDHVAFAIAIMLKSNKVLTSINLDSNHITGKGILAIFRALLQNNTLTELRFHNQRHICGGKTEMEIAKLLKENTTLLKLGYHFELAGPRMTVTNLLSRNMDKQRQKRLQEQKLAQERGEKKDLLEVPKPGALPKGSPKPSPQPSPKASPKSSPKKGGAPAAPPPPPPPLAPPLINENLRNSLSPATQRKLGDRALPVQEKNSRDQLLAAIRSSNLKQLKKVEVPKLLQ; this is translated from the exons GAAAGCAGATCAAGCGAGAAGAATAAGGGAGccaagaatgaagaagaaaagggaaaggaagctCCGTCCAAAGACCTGGCCCGGAAACGAGATACGAAAGTGGGGAAAGACTCTAAAAAGGAAGAAGGTGCTCAGAAAACAGACCCAAAAGTTAAAGCTGAGGCTGAGACCAGGACCAAAGAAGAGAAGGCTATCAACGACAAAGTCAAGGCCATGGAGAAAAAGCTGATGGGGAAGgacaaaaaggaggaagagaagggctCAGCATTGAAGAAGGACATGGGgaaggataaaaaggaagaagaaaagggctCAGCGTtaaaggaggatgcagggaaggataaaaaggaggaagaaaagggctCAGCCTTAAAGAAGGATGCAGGgaaggataaaaaggaagaagagaagggcTCAGCAGCAAAGAGGGAGACAGGgaaggacaaaaaggaagaagaaaagggttcTGTGTTGAAGAAGGGCACAGGGAAGgacaaaaaggaggaagaaaagagttcAGGATcaaagaaagaggcagaaaaagacacaaagggagaaaataagaaagaaaaagataaaaaagaagaggaaaagagttcAGCTTCGAAAAAATCAAAGGCAGATGAGAAGGAGAAATCCCAGccagaggcagaaaaggcagcGGAGGAGAAACAGGAGGCCAAGGCAGCAGCCGAGAGCAGCCCCTCCAAGCCCACCACCGGCAGCTCCCCAGATCAGGCCAAGGATGACGAAGCCTCCAGCATTTTCGATGAGCTCATCGAGAAGGTGAAGAACAACGATGCCGAGGTCACTGAAGTGAACGTGAACAACTCAGACTGCATCAACAATGAGACCTTGGTGCGCTTCACCGAGGCCCTGGAGTTCAACACCGTGGTCAAGCTGTTCGCCTTGGCCAACACCCGTGCCGACGACCACGTGGCCTTCGCCATCGCCATCATGCTGAAGTCCAACAAGGTGCTGACGAGCATCAACCTGGACTCCAACCACATCACGGGCAAGGGCATCCTGGCCATTTTCCGTGCGCTGCTGCAGAACAACACGCTGACGGAGCTGCGTTTCCACAACCAGCGGCACATCTGCGGGGGGAAGACGGAGATGGAGATTGCCAAGCTCCTGAAGGAAAACACCACACTTCTGAAGCTGGGCTACCACTTTGAGCTGGCCGGACCACGCATGACAGTCACCAACCTGCTGAGCCGAAACATGGACAAACAGAGGCAGAAACGCCTCCAGGAGCAGAAACTGGCACAGGAGCGTGGGGAGAAGAAAGACCTCCTGGAGGTGCCCAAGCCTGGAGCCCTGCCGAAAGGGTCCCCCAAGCCATCCCCGCAGCCGTCCCCCAAGGCTTCCCCCAAAAGCTCTCCCAAGAAAGGGGGGGCACCTGCCGCGCcacccccgcctcctcctccgctcGCCCCACCGCTGATCAACGAGAACCTGAGGAACTCGCTCTCGCCAGCCACGCAGAGGAAGTTGGGAGACCGGGCGCTGCCGGTCCAGGAGAAGAACTCGCGGGACCAGCTCCTGGCGGCCATCCGCTCCAGCAACCTCAAACAGCTCAAGAAG GTGGAGGTACCGAAGCTGCTGCAGTAG